The window AAGCGTTTAAGAACAGCATAATGATTCCTTCCTATCTACTTCAGCCATTAAAGCACTGTGATTATACTAGGAATTTAATCTCATTTTCCCCGTTGATAAAACCGCTTGCTACAAAGTTCCTTTAGCATTTCTACATAAAATTGTCGATTAATTACTACTAAAGCATTAGTTTATCTCTTCCACTACTAAGGAATAGCGTTATTGTAAAGAATTAATTAGAGTGGAGGAGATTTTCTTGAACAAAAAACAACAACAATTAGATCAATTTAAATCGGATGACAGTAATCAACCCCTTACAACCAATCAAGGTCTGAAGGTTTCTGAGGATGAACACTCCTTAAAAATTGGTAGTCGCGGTCCGACCATTATGGAGGATTTTCACTTCCGGGAGAAAATGACTCACTTTGACCATGAGCGTATTCCAGAACGTGTCGTGCATGCACGCGGAACAGCAGCACATGGCGTATTTGAATGCTACGAAGATGCCAGTGATATTACCAAAGCGAAATTCTTATCAGAAAAAGGAAAACAAACTCCTGTTTTCGTTCGCTTTTCTACCGTAGCTGGTTCTCGTGGATCAGCAGACACTGTACGTGATGTTCGAGGTTTTGCTACAAAGTTTTATACAGAAGAAGGAAATTATGATTTAGTCGGCAATAACATTCCCGTCTTCTTTATTCAGGATGCCATTAAGTTCCCCGATTTTGTACACTCAGTAAAACCGGAGCCTCATAACGAAATTCCACAGGCTCAAAGTGCTCATGATACTTTCTGGGATTTTATCGCCAATAATCAGGAAAGTGCTCATATGGTTATGTGGCACTTATCGGATCGGGCCATCCCTAGAAGCTACCGCATGATGGAGGGCTTTGGCGTCAACACTTATCGTTTCGTGAATGCAGCTGGCCAAGCTCATTTTGTTAAATTCCATTGGAAGCCGAAATTAGGTGTGCACTCACTCGTTTGGGACGAAGCCCAAAAAGTTGCCGGAAAAGATCCAGACTTCCATCGTCGAGACCTTTACGAGAATATCGAGCAAGGGAATTTCCCCGAGTATGAATTAGGTGTACAGCTGATTGCTCAAGAGGATGAATTTAACTTCGACTTCGATATCCTGGATCCAACAAAGATTTGGCCAGAGGAGGAAGTGCCTGTTCGTATCTTAGGGAAAATGACCTTGAATAAAAACGTGGATAATTTCTTTGCCGAAACAGAACAAGTCGCCTTTCATGTCGGACATGTTGTGCCAGGTATAGATTTTTCAAATGATCCATTACTGCAAGGACGTTTATTCTCATATACGGATACGCAATTGATTCGCCTTGGTGGTCCAAACTTCCATGAGCTGCCTATTAATCGTCCGGTTTGCCCATTCCATAATAATCAACGCGATGGCTATGGACGACAAACGATTAATGTGGGACCTGTCAGCTATCATAAAAATTCCATTCAACAAAATACGCCTGCCCCTGTACCACCAAGTGAGGGTGGCTATGAACACTACCAAGAAAAAGTTGAGGGCGTAAAGGTCCGTGCAAGAAGCCAATCCTTCGAGGACCATTTCTCTCAAGCGCGTATGTTTTGGTTAAGCATGACGGATATTGAAAAAGATCATATTGTCAAAGCCTTTAGTTTTGAGGTTGGAAAAGTTGCTCGCCGTGAAATTCGACAACAAGTTGTGGAGATGTTTGCTAACGTTGATGTGGAGCTCGCTACACAGCTTGCCATGAATGTCGGCGTTCAACCACCAACAGTTAAACAAGCTGTGGAGACAAACAAAACCTCTCCTGCCGTAAGCCAATATGTAAAACCTGTCTTCTCAACGGAAACGAAAAAGGTAGCCATTATTGTCAATCAAACAACCGAGAATCTAGGTAAAATCCTGGATAC is drawn from Lysinibacillus sp. SGAir0095 and contains these coding sequences:
- a CDS encoding catalase, with translation MNKKQQQLDQFKSDDSNQPLTTNQGLKVSEDEHSLKIGSRGPTIMEDFHFREKMTHFDHERIPERVVHARGTAAHGVFECYEDASDITKAKFLSEKGKQTPVFVRFSTVAGSRGSADTVRDVRGFATKFYTEEGNYDLVGNNIPVFFIQDAIKFPDFVHSVKPEPHNEIPQAQSAHDTFWDFIANNQESAHMVMWHLSDRAIPRSYRMMEGFGVNTYRFVNAAGQAHFVKFHWKPKLGVHSLVWDEAQKVAGKDPDFHRRDLYENIEQGNFPEYELGVQLIAQEDEFNFDFDILDPTKIWPEEEVPVRILGKMTLNKNVDNFFAETEQVAFHVGHVVPGIDFSNDPLLQGRLFSYTDTQLIRLGGPNFHELPINRPVCPFHNNQRDGYGRQTINVGPVSYHKNSIQQNTPAPVPPSEGGYEHYQEKVEGVKVRARSQSFEDHFSQARMFWLSMTDIEKDHIVKAFSFEVGKVARREIRQQVVEMFANVDVELATQLAMNVGVQPPTVKQAVETNKTSPAVSQYVKPVFSTETKKVAIIVNQTTENLGKILDTLKAQKVAVELISDKQQTIQNFEIDHTMDTASPVLYDGMLVAGKFDDPKTQNKLNHFIEETYNHYKPLAFLVAQDMKNPKANVGDEGVVQTVESFIEALRVGRHWNRPTAIG